In a single window of the Pontibacter russatus genome:
- a CDS encoding efflux RND transporter periplasmic adaptor subunit: MDRVIEKKTNTPKRIAILVGVAAVLVLILYNLLFAEHTSRLNVDSERVTLGSVKEGVFQEFIAIDGSVEPLKTFYLDIAEGGRVEQIYTEDGQTVEVGDTILKLSNTTLQIDFMTRESQLYDLMNERQNSEITMKQDLIRKENELAEIEYNLAQAKRTYERNKMLIAEKVIPQEEFQASQDEYNYLTKRKTLAERSVKQDAQLMNDRLRQLDLSISRMSANIDMARHTLDNLYITAPISGQLSTLKAEVGESKGAGENIGQIDNLSGYKVSANIDQHYISRVYEGLTGSFDFNGKTHEVKITKVFPEVQNNTFKVDMEFVGEAPEGIRRGQTLQLKLNLNDGGKAVLVPRGGFYQSTGGNWVFVVDESGDFATKRNIKLGRQNPNHYEVLDGLQPGEKVVLSSYDSYGDIDRLELK; this comes from the coding sequence ATGGACCGAGTAATCGAAAAGAAAACGAACACCCCCAAACGCATTGCCATTTTAGTGGGCGTTGCGGCTGTACTGGTGCTCATCCTATATAACCTGCTCTTTGCGGAGCATACCTCCAGGCTGAACGTAGACAGCGAGCGTGTGACGCTGGGAAGCGTGAAAGAAGGCGTGTTTCAGGAGTTTATCGCCATTGACGGTTCGGTGGAGCCGCTCAAGACCTTTTACCTCGACATCGCAGAGGGCGGGCGTGTGGAGCAGATATATACGGAGGACGGACAGACCGTGGAGGTCGGCGACACCATTCTGAAGCTCTCGAACACCACGCTGCAAATCGACTTCATGACGCGCGAGTCGCAACTGTACGACCTGATGAACGAGCGCCAGAACTCTGAGATAACGATGAAGCAGGACCTGATCCGGAAAGAAAACGAACTGGCCGAGATCGAATACAACCTGGCGCAGGCCAAACGGACGTACGAGCGCAACAAGATGCTGATAGCCGAGAAGGTGATCCCGCAGGAGGAGTTCCAGGCCTCGCAGGATGAGTACAACTACCTGACCAAGCGCAAGACTCTGGCCGAACGCTCCGTAAAGCAGGACGCCCAGCTGATGAACGACCGCCTGCGCCAGCTCGACCTGTCCATCTCCCGCATGAGCGCCAACATCGACATGGCCCGCCACACCCTCGACAATTTATATATAACCGCCCCGATCTCCGGGCAGCTTTCCACACTCAAGGCTGAAGTGGGCGAGTCGAAGGGAGCCGGGGAGAACATCGGCCAGATCGACAACCTGAGCGGCTACAAGGTTTCGGCCAACATCGACCAGCATTATATATCCCGCGTGTACGAGGGCCTCACCGGCTCCTTCGACTTCAACGGGAAGACACATGAGGTGAAGATAACCAAGGTGTTCCCGGAGGTGCAGAACAACACCTTCAAAGTGGATATGGAGTTCGTGGGTGAAGCCCCGGAGGGCATCCGCCGCGGCCAGACGCTGCAGCTGAAGCTGAACCTGAACGACGGCGGCAAGGCGGTGCTGGTGCCGCGCGGCGGCTTCTACCAGAGCACAGGCGGCAACTGGGTGTTCGTGGTGGACGAGTCCGGCGACTTTGCCACCAAGCGCAACATCAAGCTGGGCCGCCAGAACCCGAACCACTACGAAGTGCTGGACGGCCTGCAGCCCGGCGAAAAAGTAGTGCTCTCGTCCTACGACAGCTACGGCGACATCGACAGGCTGGAGTTGAAGTGA
- a CDS encoding sigma-54-dependent transcriptional regulator: MSKIPCNILVVDDEEDILTAGRLLLKQHFTAVQTTSDPYQVPALLQERAVDVVLLDMNYSTGATSSKEGLHWLKQIRQISPATSVILMTAYGDIELAVRALKEGATDFVLKPWQNEKLVAILKSACQKRSGEEVRTAETAVQQNTAYHYGEFIGVSPAMQRVYQTIEKVAGTDANVLILGENGTGKEVAARALHQKSKRAKEAFEKVDLGAVSATLFESELFGHAKGAFTDAKEDRAGRFEAATGGTLFLDEIGNLSLALQAKLLTVLQSRQVIRLGTNKPRPINIRLVCATNMPLYEMVREGGFRQDLLYRINTVEIHLPPLRERREDIKLLAEHFLEVYGRKYDRPHLRLNPGTLRLLSEYHWPGNIRELDHALERAVILCDGAELQAEDFYFAPGGASPEQRQPSGGIADNDYTLEALEKMMVQKALVKHGGNITHAAKELGITRTALYRRIEKHGL, from the coding sequence ATGAGCAAAATTCCCTGCAACATCCTGGTAGTTGACGACGAGGAAGATATCCTGACAGCTGGCAGGTTGCTGCTCAAGCAGCACTTCACCGCCGTCCAGACCACCTCCGATCCTTATCAGGTTCCGGCACTGCTGCAGGAGCGGGCAGTGGATGTGGTGCTGCTGGACATGAACTACAGCACCGGGGCCACCTCCAGCAAGGAAGGGCTGCACTGGCTGAAGCAGATCCGGCAGATTTCCCCCGCCACCAGCGTTATCCTGATGACAGCCTATGGCGATATAGAGCTGGCCGTGCGCGCCCTGAAAGAAGGGGCCACCGATTTTGTGCTGAAGCCCTGGCAAAACGAAAAGCTGGTTGCGATTCTGAAGTCGGCGTGCCAGAAGAGAAGCGGGGAGGAGGTACGGACAGCCGAGACGGCTGTGCAGCAGAACACGGCTTATCATTACGGGGAGTTCATTGGCGTATCGCCGGCCATGCAGCGGGTGTACCAGACGATAGAGAAAGTGGCCGGAACAGACGCCAACGTGCTGATACTGGGCGAGAACGGCACCGGAAAGGAAGTGGCCGCCCGGGCGCTCCACCAAAAGTCAAAACGCGCGAAGGAAGCCTTTGAGAAAGTAGACCTGGGGGCCGTAAGCGCCACGCTTTTTGAGAGCGAGCTCTTCGGCCACGCCAAAGGCGCCTTCACCGATGCCAAGGAAGACCGCGCTGGCCGTTTTGAGGCGGCCACAGGCGGCACGCTTTTCCTCGACGAGATCGGGAACCTGTCGCTGGCGTTGCAGGCCAAGCTGCTGACGGTGCTGCAAAGCCGCCAGGTGATCCGGCTGGGCACCAACAAGCCCCGGCCTATCAACATCCGCCTGGTCTGCGCCACCAACATGCCGCTCTACGAGATGGTGCGCGAAGGCGGCTTCCGGCAGGACCTGCTCTACCGCATCAACACGGTGGAGATACACCTGCCGCCGCTGCGGGAACGCCGCGAGGATATAAAGTTGTTGGCCGAACATTTCCTGGAAGTCTACGGCCGGAAATACGACCGCCCGCACCTGCGCCTGAACCCGGGCACGCTGCGCCTCCTGAGCGAATACCACTGGCCCGGCAACATTCGTGAGCTGGATCATGCCCTGGAGCGCGCCGTGATCCTCTGCGACGGAGCCGAACTGCAGGCGGAGGACTTTTATTTTGCCCCCGGCGGGGCAAGCCCGGAGCAGCGGCAGCCGTCGGGAGGCATTGCCGACAACGACTACACCCTGGAGGCCCTGGAGAAGATGATGGTGCAGAAGGCGCTGGTGAAGCATGGGGGCAACATTACGCACGCGGCAAAAGAATTGGGCATTACCCGCACGGCCCTTTACCGAAGAATCGAGAAACATGGTCTTTAA
- a CDS encoding sensor histidine kinase: MVFKGFRARLLLRLLLLVAVIVVAIYVVYRTDWYITAGCLLLLALFQLYDMLYFVERTNRDISSFLESIKQSDFTQRFAVEGASSSFRDLYGGFNEISESFQRVKAEKQAHYHYLQTIVEQVGIGILTFDAHGEVQLVNQVAKDLLRVPHLRKVQALERVSPELVLALWQTPHNQKALVTVALGQEQLQLNLHVTELLSQGQLLRIVTLQNIRPELEEQELQTWQKVIRVLTHEIMNSVTPVISLTATVAGLLETEVISKQAMGEAIDQEVLEDMQAGLQTIEKRSAGMLHFVKNYRRLMRLPASELRPVKVRELLQNVRLLLQPATQTQHISLKFYMPDEKLVILGDAEQLEQVLINLIKNGMEACETIERPCVEVLAYIPDQEKSHVRIDVTDNGPGIPAEELDKIFIPFYTTKKQGSGIGLSLSKQILRQHGGSIRVSSPPGGPTIFSLQLKGISNY; the protein is encoded by the coding sequence ATGGTCTTTAAGGGCTTCAGGGCTCGGCTGCTGCTGCGCCTGCTGTTGCTGGTGGCCGTTATCGTGGTGGCCATCTATGTGGTGTACCGCACCGACTGGTATATAACGGCCGGCTGCCTGCTCCTGCTGGCGTTGTTCCAGCTATATGACATGCTTTACTTTGTGGAGCGCACCAACCGCGACATCAGTAGCTTTCTGGAGTCGATTAAGCAATCGGATTTTACGCAGCGCTTTGCCGTGGAAGGGGCGAGCTCTTCTTTCCGGGACCTGTACGGCGGTTTTAACGAGATATCGGAGTCCTTTCAGCGGGTGAAGGCCGAGAAGCAGGCACATTACCATTACCTGCAGACCATTGTGGAGCAGGTGGGCATCGGCATCCTCACCTTCGATGCGCATGGGGAGGTGCAACTGGTGAACCAAGTGGCGAAAGACCTGTTGCGCGTGCCGCACCTGCGGAAGGTACAGGCCCTGGAGCGGGTGAGCCCGGAATTGGTGCTGGCCCTGTGGCAGACGCCGCACAACCAGAAGGCGCTGGTAACGGTGGCGCTGGGGCAGGAGCAACTGCAGCTGAACCTGCACGTGACGGAACTGCTTTCGCAGGGACAACTGCTCCGCATCGTGACTTTGCAGAACATCCGGCCTGAGTTGGAGGAGCAGGAACTGCAGACGTGGCAAAAAGTAATCCGGGTGCTGACGCACGAAATCATGAATTCCGTGACTCCCGTTATTTCGCTCACCGCTACGGTTGCCGGCCTGCTGGAGACAGAGGTGATTTCGAAGCAGGCGATGGGGGAAGCCATTGACCAGGAGGTGCTGGAGGACATGCAGGCGGGGCTGCAAACCATTGAGAAGCGCAGCGCCGGGATGCTCCATTTTGTAAAGAACTACCGCCGCCTGATGCGCCTGCCCGCTTCGGAACTGCGTCCGGTAAAGGTGCGGGAGTTGCTGCAGAACGTGCGCCTGCTGCTGCAACCTGCCACGCAGACTCAGCACATCAGCCTGAAGTTCTATATGCCCGATGAGAAACTGGTGATACTGGGCGATGCCGAGCAACTGGAGCAGGTACTGATCAACCTCATCAAGAATGGCATGGAGGCCTGTGAGACGATAGAAAGGCCCTGCGTGGAAGTGCTGGCCTATATACCGGATCAGGAAAAGAGCCATGTCCGGATTGACGTGACGGACAACGGCCCCGGTATACCGGCAGAGGAACTGGATAAAATCTTCATCCCCTTCTACACCACCAAAAAGCAGGGGTCCGGCATCGGCCTCAGTTTGTCGAAACAGATTCTGCGGCAGCACGGGGGCAGTATCCGTGTCAGC